In the genome of Tropicibacter oceani, one region contains:
- a CDS encoding D-alanyl-D-alanine carboxypeptidase family protein, translating to MTALPRTLLASACALAIMAGQAFAFDTRAQAAFVMDQTTGTVLLAKNADEARPPASMSKLMTLYIAFEAVRDGRLRLDEELRVSQHAMDYQGSTLFLKAGERVKVEDLLRGIIVLSGNDACVVVAEALSPDGTEQGFARLMTQRAQQLGMTSSTFRNSNGWPAAGHEMSMRDLVLLARRIIEDFPEFYPMFAQDEFLFDEKESQNRYNRNPLLGLGIGADGLKTGHTQEAGYGLVGSAKQGERRVIFAITGLDSAKARAEESESIVNWAFRQFAEQTIVTKDRAIASADVWLGAQDSVGLVAKQDVTLLLPLATPGGLKAEVVYTGPVEAPVTQGQQLAELIISPDGLPETRVPLVAEKAVEAGGFVDRVMTAGRHLLARVQSQPEETM from the coding sequence ATGACCGCCCTGCCCCGTACCCTTCTGGCAAGCGCCTGCGCGCTGGCAATCATGGCCGGACAGGCCTTTGCCTTTGACACCCGCGCCCAGGCCGCCTTTGTCATGGACCAGACCACCGGCACCGTGCTGCTGGCCAAGAACGCCGACGAGGCGCGCCCGCCCGCGTCGATGTCCAAGCTGATGACGCTGTATATCGCCTTCGAGGCGGTGCGCGACGGGCGCCTGCGGCTGGACGAGGAACTGCGCGTCTCGCAGCACGCCATGGATTACCAGGGATCGACCCTGTTCCTGAAGGCCGGCGAACGCGTCAAGGTCGAGGATCTGCTGCGCGGGATCATCGTGCTGTCGGGCAACGACGCCTGCGTCGTGGTCGCCGAGGCGCTGTCGCCCGATGGCACCGAACAGGGCTTTGCCAGGCTGATGACCCAGCGCGCCCAGCAACTGGGCATGACCAGCTCGACCTTCCGCAACTCCAACGGCTGGCCCGCCGCCGGCCACGAAATGTCGATGCGCGACCTGGTGCTTCTGGCCCGCCGCATCATCGAGGATTTCCCCGAATTCTACCCGATGTTCGCACAGGACGAATTCCTGTTCGACGAAAAGGAAAGCCAGAACCGCTATAACCGCAACCCGCTGCTGGGGCTGGGCATCGGCGCCGACGGGCTGAAGACCGGGCACACCCAGGAGGCAGGCTATGGCCTGGTGGGCAGCGCCAAGCAGGGCGAACGCCGGGTGATCTTTGCCATCACCGGGCTGGACAGCGCCAAGGCCCGCGCCGAGGAATCCGAAAGCATCGTCAACTGGGCCTTTCGCCAGTTCGCCGAACAGACCATCGTGACCAAGGACCGCGCCATCGCCAGCGCCGATGTCTGGCTGGGCGCGCAGGACAGCGTCGGGCTGGTCGCCAAGCAGGACGTCACCTTGCTGCTGCCGCTGGCCACCCCGGGCGGGCTGAAGGCCGAGGTCGTCTATACCGGCCCGGTCGAGGCCCCGGTGACGCAGGGCCAGCAACTGGCCGAACTGATCATCTCGCCCGATGGCTTGCCGGAAACCCGCGTGCCGCTGGTCGCCGAAAAGGCGGTCGAGGCAGGCGGCTTTGTCGATCGTGTGATGACCGCCGGCCGGCACCTGCTGGCCCGCGTCCAAAGCCAGCCCGAGGAGACGATGTGA